GTCCCGCATGGGCTTGACCCGGCTCGGGATCACCTGCTTGACCAACTGGTACTGGGAGTAGATACAGGCGATGTTCATGTTCCGGTTGGTGGCGGACTCGCTGGACGGACGGCGGGGAATCCGGGAGTGCACACCGACCGCGGTCTCATGGTAGGGCGCCACCGCGTCGAACCACCCGAGACCCGTCAGGTGGTTGATCCAGAGGAACACCGTGACGTCCATCGGGCCGAAGATCTCCGACGAGGGGGAGATCCCGGCGCCGTCGTCCTCGGGCTGGAACCACTCGATGTAGTTGTCCTTGTCAAGGTCGAACTCTGCCTGGGCCGCCTTGCCGCCCTCGGCGGCGGCGGCCGTGCCGGCGTGACCCAGGGGGAGCAGCGCGGCGGCGGAGGCACCGCCGATGAGCAGCGACCTGCGCCGCGGGGAGAAGCCTGAGACAGGAGAGTGTCCGGTCGTCATGTGCCGTCCTTGTCCTTGAGAGGGGATTCCTTGCATGGCAGAAGGCACGGCCCGCCGGAACGGACCGTGCCTTCTGAGATCGAGGGCCGGCTCAGCCAGTCATGCGCGCCGGAGAACGGGGGCGGGTCAGGTCCCCGGGTTCATCCCTACCGCTTGTGCGTCTCCATCAGCCGCACCGGTTCGTACCCGGCGGAAAGCTGGTAGTACGCGCAGACGTCGATGAATTCCCCGTCGGGGAACCATTTGACGCCGAAGAGGTTCAGACGCTCACCGGGATAGGCATACGGGGCGTTCGTCGCGAACCGCGCGATGTGCGGCTCTATGGGCGCGGGCACCGCCGCCGGATCCAGGCCGCGGCCCGGCGGCGGGGCGAATGCGACCCGTACGATCCGTGAGGAGTCCCAGCGGAAGGTGATGTTGGCCCGCATCGACCTGCTGGCGAACTCCAGCATGCCCTCGTCCGCGTCGTACAGCCCGATTTCGCGCAGCATGGCACGGAGCGCGCTCGGTTCCGGACGGCCGTCCGGGGTGAACTGGAAATACAGGTTCATCGTCTGCCGCTTGTAGTCGACCCCGACCATCGCGACTTCGTCGAGGCCGTAGCGGGCGAAGAGGCCCGCGTTGTCGGCCACGGCGTGCGACACGGACGGGACCTCGGCCAGCTTCGCCACCGGCTGCAGGTCCTGCGGGAAGTGCGCGTAGAGCTTCTTGAAGCCGCCGGTGACACCGCAGTCGACGAAGTGCTCCCTGATGGTCCAGCGCCCCTGCAGATCGGAGAGCAGGGAGTGGACGGGGTGGTCCGTGGGTTCGAGGAAGCCGTGCGCCACCGCGTGCGGATACGGGTCGCCCAGTCCCGGAGAGGCGGTGAAGCTGTAGTCGAGTTCTCCCGCGTGCCGCCCTCCGGTCTGCAGACTGAGGACAAGCAGAGCGTCCTCGATCGACTCGCCGAAGGTGCTCAGCAGGGGCCAGACCTTCTCCCGGGAACAGGCCACACCCACTAAGTGGGCCGACTCTTCGATGGCCGAGTAAACCCTTTCGAGTTCGACAGCTCCGGACATGATGCGTGCGTCCTCCAGTCTGAAGGTGAGCGCTGGTGTGAGCAGGAAGTCCGGATGGGCGGACCGCGGCGGGCCCGGGACTTCTCCCGGCTGAAGACAGGGGCGGCGAAACCCCGCACCGCGGGTGCGGAGACGCGTCAACGCCACGAAGGGCGGACTCCAGCGGTGCAATCATATGTATAGGTTCTTCGCCTCTGGTCGTCAAGGCCCCGGCGGCCCCGCGCCACCCGGATGCGACGGCACCGGTCCGTGTCCTGCCGCGTCGCCCGGCAGAACCCGGACCGGCACCCGGTGCCCGCGCCGGGATCGGCGACCCGGGCCGGCACCGGTCGGTCACCGGACCTTCGTGGCGGAGAGGAGGGCCGGCACCGGGATGACGTCCTTCGGCAGTTCGGCGGGGTCCTTGGTGATCGCCTTCGTCACCTCGAACCCGCACTCCTCCAGCCAGCTCCGGTAGACCGACAGCTTCTGCGGGCCGCCCTGGCCCATGGTGCAGCCGATGAAGAAGGCCGGGAAGAAGTCGACGTTGTAGTTGTCGGTGTCCGTGAGGTTCTCGGGGTACACCGGGACCAGCACGTTGACCTCGCCGCCGACCGGCAGCGACCGGTTGACGCCGGTGAGGATCCGGATCACGTCGTCCTTGTCGAACATGTCCAGGAAGTGCTTGATGAGAACGACGTCGAAGCCCTGCGGGATCTCCTCGAAGACGTTGCCGCCGATGAACGAGCAGTGTTCCGCCACGCCGTGCGCCCGGAAGTTCTCCAGGGCCTCCTCCTCCTTCTCCGGCAGGTCGAACGTCGTCACCCGGAGCCCGGGGGAGGCCTTCGACTCGTAGGCGTGGATCGCCCCGAGACCCGTGTTCCCGGCGAGGTCGAGCACCTGGGCGCCCGCCGCGATGTCGACGTTCCCGAAGAACCAGGGGTCGATGTTGGCGGTGACGTTGTCCATCAACGTCCCCCAGGACTCCCGGAGGTCCTTGTGCTCGGCCACGGCGTCGTACATGGTGCCCTCGGTGACGCCGTAGAACTCCTTGAGGCCGACGAGCGTGCCGGTCCGCGCGCTCTCGGTGAGGTGGAAGAGCTGCCTGAGCGCCACCACCTTGATCATGTTCATGTAGGTGAGCGCGCGCTTCAGGTCGCGCTCGGGAACCTCGCCGAGCGCGTCGAGGGTGTACGTGCCGGACGCCTCGTCGCGCGCGACGAAGCCCTCCTTGATGAGCAGGAAGAGAAGCTGCTCCACGGCGTCGGGCTTGGTGCCCACCGCGGCGCCGAGGTCGGCCGCGGTCATGCCGGGCTTGTCGCGCAGTGCGTCGATGATGCCGAGCTCGAAACAGGACAGGAGGGTCATAAACCGGGTGGGGCCCACCATGTAGTCGCGGATGCGCGCGAGTGTGGCTCCTTGTGTCATTTCTCTGGCTCCCTTCGAGTTGGTCGTCTCCCGCGGGCGGCGGCGCTACGCGGTCGCCAGGCCGGCCGCCTGCGGCAGCCGGTCGGCGGCGTTGGTGGCCACCGCGAGCACGCCGCCCAGCCAGGGCGAGTAGTCGTCCGGGCGGGCCGCCAGGTCCGCGCGGAGTTCCTCCGGCGCGACCCATTGGACGTCGGCGACCTCCGCCGGGTCGGGCTTCAGCGGCACGCCCACCGGCACCAGCCCGACCACGACGTGGTCGTACTCGTGCTCGACCCGGCCGGTGTGCGGGTCCTCGGCCCGGTAGAGGTACACGCCGGCCTCCTGCAGCGGCACCCCGGGCAGCCCGATCTCCTCGATCAGCCGCTCGCCGGCGGCGTCGAACAGCGCCTGCCCGGGCGCCGGGTGGCCGCAGCAGGCGTTGGCCCAGCGCAGCGCGAACCGGGTCTTCACCGCGGCCCGCTGCTGGAGCAGGATGCGGCCCTGCTCGTCCAGCAGCATCACCGAGTACGCCCGGTGCAACCGGCCCGGCGCCGTGTGTGCCTCGGCGACCCGGAGGGAGCCGAGCGCGGTGCCGCCCGCGTCGACGAGCTCCACCAGTTGCGATTCCCGAGTAAGCATGACGAGGTCTCCTGCCTCCCGTGGGGAAAGGTTTTCCGGCATGCCGGCGCCCTTGCCGCGCATGCCGGTGGTGTACGTGCCGCGGTGGGCTCAGTCCGCGTCGTCCGGGGTGTCCCGGCTCCATCTGCCCAGTGCCATCTCGGCGGTGATGCCGGGGCCGAAGCCCGCGATCACGCCCGTGGCGTCCGCCTGCGGCGTCTCTTCCTCGATCAGCCGGCGCAGGGCGTCGAGGACGACGGCGCTGGCGATGTTGCCGCGCTCGGTGAGCGTGGCCCAGCTGTGCCGGAACATCTCGCGGTCGACGTCGAGGAACCGCGCGAGGTCGTCCAGGATCCGCGGACCGCCGGCGTGGATGATGTAGAAGTCGAGCTTGCCGATGTCCCAGTCGTGGTCGGTGGCGAAGTCCCGCAGCACCGGGGCGAGCGGCTCCATGGTGCCGGGGACCCGGCGGTCGAGCTGGAAGTGGAAGCCGGTGTCGCGGACGGCGTAGGAGATCCAGTCCTCGGTGTGCGGGATGAGGTACGAGCCGTTGCGCTCCAGGCCGACGCCGGTGCCGCCCTCGCCGCGGACGACGGCGGCGGCGACGGCGTCGCCGAAGAGCCCGTCGGAGAGCAGCGAGCCGATGTCGTCGTCGCCCGGCTGGTAGCAGAGCGAGCACAGCTCGCACGAGACGATGAGGACGTTGCCGCCGGGGTGGGCCAGACAGAAGTCGTGGGCCCGGTTGATCGCCGCCCCGCCGGCGGCGCAGCCGAGCTGGGCGATGGGGATCTGGCGGGTGTCGGAGCGGAAGCCCATCGTGTTGATCAGCCAGGCGGTGAGCGATGGCATCAGGAACCCGGTGCACGACACGTAGACGATCGCGTCGATGTCGCGCGCCGCGACCTCCGCGTTGGCCAGCGCCTCCTCAATGACCTCGGGGCAGCGCTTCTTGGACTCGGCTTCGTAGACGCGGTTGCGTTCTTCGAATCCGGGGTGCGCGAGGGTTTTTTCGATGGGCTGGACGATGTGCCTTTTCCGTACGCCGGTATTCCGGATCAGCCGCAGTGCCAGCGGAAGCTGCGGCTTCCCACCGTGGACGCGCTGGGCGAACTCCAGCGTCTCTTCCATCGTGATGACATATTCCGGCACGCGCACCGACGGCTTGCAGAGCCTGGGCATAGGTACCTTCTGTCGTAGAGATCAGACGGCCGGCAGCCGAATTGCGCGCAGGGTTCCCCTGCCACGCAAAACCGCAGCGGACGTGATCCGCTGCGGTGGGGATGTCGTGCGAGATTGGGCACGCCCGCGAAGGGCGGACTCGGAGCGACAAGTATATTTATAGATTCTTCGCCAGCCGGCCGTCAAGCCCCCGCCGTCGCCGGGGCGGTCGGTCACCCGCGTGACGTGCCACAAGTCACCCACGGTCACGAACCGGAGCGGTGATCCCGCCCGTGACCCACCGCGTATGCGGACGTGTTCGGTGCGCCGGTGCGGCCGGTTCCGATCCGGTCGCCGCGCCGGCGTGCGGTGCTGTGGCACGGGGTTCATTCCGGCTGCATCTCTTCCAGCGTGGCCGTCACGTCGTCGGGGTGGTAATAGACCCGGCCGATCTGCTTGTAGCGGCGCCAGCGGTGCATGTGGGCGTAGCGGTAGACCGTGCCCTTGGGTATCCGCCAGATGCTGGCGATGTCGTTCGCCGTCAGACCGGTGCTCGCGAGTTGGTACTTCATCCGACCTCTCTTTGCGTGCGCATCCGGCGGGCGAGTCTGCTCCACCAGGTGACCGGCCAGGTGTGGGCGGCGGAAGCCGTGCAGACGATCTCCGAAGGCATCGCGTCGCCGTGGGTGCGGATCAGGGCGACGAGGGTGCCCTCGCAGCCGGCGTCGGGACAGTCGCCGAGGTGGACGCGGCGGAGGCGGCCGGGGTCGGCGACCTTGCGCGCCCGCCGGGAGAGTTCCTGGATCTCCTCCGCGATGTCGCCCGCGGCCGGGTGGCGGGCGAGCCACTCGACATGCAGGCACAGGAAGCGCGCGAGCGCCGGGACGTCCCTGGCGGGGGAGTTCAGCCGGCGTTCCTCGGCGACGAGTCCCGACCAGGAAGCCAATACCGTGCGGATGGCGGCGCGCACCTCGGCGGCGGCGGGATTCATCGTGCCGGTCGCGGAACTCTTCCTGGCGACCTTCCGGATGACCCGTACCATCTCGGGACCCGGACTTCCGGTGCAGTCGGAATAAAGTGCGGGAAGGTTGAGCAGGTCGCTCTCGAGCCGGCCCCGGCAGGATGTGCAGAGCCTACTTCCTCCGTCGGTCACTCCCCTGATTTTCGTGGAGCTATCGGTCAGCGTACTTCTGCAGGACGGGACTCGACATATTCCGTGCCTTGTGAGCATTTCCCCTCCGTGAGTATTCGCGGAGCGCCGGCGGTGTCACCCTCGGACGGCTTGGGGGCCGTGAGCCCGCCGTGCGAAAAACAGTCTGCAAGACGACTGATTCACGTCAAGGGAAGGTCTGGTTCGTAGCTAGATCCTGTCAGTTTGGTGGGCTCCCCGGTCCGGGGCGGGGGAGCGCGGTTCGTCCGGCAAACGGCTCCCACCAGGGCGTCCGTCCCTCGTTACGGCACGTTCCGGACGGTGATGTTCGCGTGGCGTGATCCGGTTGCCGATAACGGTGAAACCCCGGATGTGCCGGTGGTTGACGCCCCGAAACGGGCGAACGGATTTCCGATTCCAGATGTCCGCGGAATTTTGCCAAACGGAAGTGAATCGTCTTGACGACTCACCCCGGCGTGCCTTCCGCGAGCCCGCGTTCCACGGCCGCGATGAGCTGCGGCCGGAGCTCCTCGGGACGGATGATCGCGTCCACGGAACCCACCTCCCGCGCGCGCCGGATCGAGTGCACGCCGTCGAACTCGGCGGCGACCTCGCCCAGTTTCTCCGCGCGCACCGCCGCCCACACGCTCTCCAGCCGCCCGGCGAGCTGCGCCCGCTCCCGGCCCGAGGCCGCGGAGAGACGGGACTCCAGGCCCGTCACCCGCGCGTCCGCGGCCGTACGGGCGTCGACCTCGGCGGCGAAGACCACCGCGGCGGCCGGCGCCCCGCCGAGGACCGAGGCGTACGAACCGTCCACCGCCAGCACCGTCATGCCCGGGTTCAGCGCCTTGGAGAACACCACGAACGCGCCGCCGTGGTAGCGCGAGATCACGCAGAACACGATCGGGCCGCGGAAGTTGACGATCGCCCGGCCGATCTCGGCCCCGTACTCCAACTGCAGCTCGCGCATCGACTCCGGCGAGCCGTCGAAGCCGGACAGGTTCGCCAGCACCACCAGCGGCCGGTTCCCGCTCGCCGCGTTCACCGCCCGGGCGACCTTCTTCGACGACCGCGGGAACAGCGTGCCCGCGGTGTACGCGTCGGGCCCGTCGGTGGGCGGGAAGCCGCGCCGCGGCACCGACCGCGACTCGATGCCCACCAGGCACACCGGCCGCCCGCCCAGGTGCACGTCCTGCACCACCGCGGTCTCCGCCTCCGCCATGTCGGCCCAGCGCTCCAGCACCGCGTGGTCCTGGTCGGTGACCGCGCGCATCACCGTGCGGATGTCGAACGGCTTCTTGCGGTCCGGGTTGGTCGCGGCGGAGAAGATCTCCCCGACCGTGGTGAAGTCGCTGCCCTCGGCGGCGTGCGGGAAGTCGCACACGTCCCGGTCGACCGGGTCGGAGGTCCGCGCCTTGCGCGGGCCGGCCTCGCCGGGCAGCACGTAGCTGTGGTCGTAGTACGACAGCAGCACGTCCCGCGCGGCCTTCAGGTCGGGCGCCCAGTACTGCGCCTGCCCGTTCGGGCCCATCACCCGGTCGTAGCCGCCGATGCCGAAGTTGTCCTCCGCCGAGACGCCGCCGGAGAAGTCGAGCGATCTCTTGCCGGTCAGCACCATCGCCGAGTCCGGGGTCATCACCAGCACGCCCCGGGTGTGCATCAGCATCGTGGCCTCGGCGTTCCAGTACGGCTGCGCGCCGACGTTGACGCCCGCGACGACGACGTTGATCTCGCCGCCGTCCTGGGTGAAGTGCACGATGCGGCGCAGCGCGCGGGCGATCCAGTCCATGTTCTCGGTGCCCGAGTCCATCGCGATCCGGGCACCCGCGGACAGCGCGTACCACTCGACGGGCACCCGCAGCCTCTCCGCCAGGTCGAGCGCCGCGACCACCCGCGCGCACTCCGCCTCGGAGAGCGCGCCCAGCGCCTTCACCGGGTCGCCGAGGAGCACGACGCGGGTGACACCCTCCGGGTAGCGCTCCGTCGGCGTGGTGGCCACGCCGGCCACGAGGCCGGCCTTGTTGAGGCCCTTCGGCCGCTGCACGGGGGCCAGTGCGCCGGAGTCGTCGAGGTCGTGCTCGGTGAAGGTGCCGCCGGCACCGGCGATCATGTCGAAGAGCTCGTACGGGTAGACCGTGCCCCGGCGCCGCACCCGCAGCACCTTCTGGCCGTAGTCGTCGAGCGGCTGGAGCAGGTCGGTGGGCGGGGCCGTGACGCTGAGGCGGACGCCCGCGGCCACGTCGTACGAGACCCGCACCGCGGCCGGCACGAGACCGCCCCGCCGGTCGCGCCGGCAGCCGAGGAGCAGCACCTCCTCCACGCCCAGGCCCCGGGTCGTCGGCAGGACGCGCCGGGCCACGTCGTTCAGCTCCGCGAGCGTCAGATCGCTGGGCGGGCGGACGTTGATGAAGATGCGGTTGGTGTCCTGGCGTCTGCTCCCCGGCCGCCTGACCTGCTCCCTGCGGATCGCGTCCAGGCAGGCGCCGAGCGCCGCCTCGACCTCGGGCAGCGCGAGGATGCGGCCCTCCTCGTCGCGCAGCGGGGTGAGGTCGCGGACCTGGGCCATGGCGACCAGCCGCTCGTCCGCGGGGTTGCTCGGCGCGACGCAGCGCAGCAGGTAGACGTCCTCGTTGACGGACGGCAGCCGGGTGAGGTCGAAGTTCCGCAGCCGGCGCAGCAGCAGCCGCTGGCCGATGAGCGGGTGCATGCCGCGCATCAGCTTGTCCTCCTCCGGTCCTTCGGGGGAGGGCAGGAACGTGAAGTGCTGGGGCGCCGCGCCGTTGTGCCCGGCGACCGTCGTGGTGATCCGGTGCAGGCTGGCGGGGAGCGATCCCGACAGCGCCGCGCGCAGCCCGGCGGCCATGTCGTCGGTCTCCGGGGGCCGGCCGGTCCAGGTGAGGTAGAACTCGGCGACGACGGCGGTCGAGTCGGGCTCCGCGGCGGCCACCTCCGCGACGGTCGCGGCGGCGCCGGCCAGGTCGCCGAAGTCGGCGACGGTCACCAGCAGCCGGTGCGAGACGCCGTCGAGTTCGTAGCGGCCGGTGACGAACGGCCGCCCCGCGACCGTCTCGCAGCGCACGCCGGTCAGCCGGTGGTCGCGGTAGGCGCGGCGGACGAGGACTTCCAGCAGCGGGTCCGCCTCGGTGTCCGGGCGGGCGATGCGCTCGCCCAGCAACTGGATGAGCGACTCGGGGCTGGCGACCATGTCGGCGATCCGCCGGTCGCGGTCGGGCGCGTCCGGGTGCGCGTCGAGGTGGTGCAGGTGGTCGCGTATCCGGTTGTAGACCGTGGCGCGGGTGTGGCGCAGCAGCGGCTGCGCGTACCAGCGGAACACCAGGCTCCGCGCGAGCCCGCCGACCAGCGGGAAGCGCAACTGCGTGGCCCGGATCAGGCGTTCCAGCGCCTGGCTCACGACCTGGCGCAGCCCGTCGGGCGGCGGCGCCTCGGTGAGCCACTGCTGGAGCAGCGCGGTGATCACCGCGACGTCGGCGGTGGCCGCCTGCCGGGCGAGGAAGATCCGGAAGACCGCTTCCTCCAGCGCGGGCGTACGGTCGAGGCTTTCGACGCCGTAGTGGCCCAGCACGCGGGTGAGCCGGCCCTGGAACGTCTCGGAGAGCCCGGCCCGTTCCGCGTCGAGACTCTGCAGGTAGGTGTGGAAGAACTCGCGCGGGCTGCGCACCCAGGTCTCGGCCGCGGTCTCCTCGTGCTCCGGCTTGTTGCGGCTCAGCTCGGAGAGATCGGCGAAGACCTCCAGCAGCCCGGCCTCCGCGGCCAGCGGCCGCTCCGGCAGCACGGCGCGCACTGCGAGGTAGCCGGCGAGGGCGTCGTCGGCCCCGGCCGGGTCGACGTCGAAGCCGAGAAGTCTGCTGCGGAGGTCCGCCAGGCCGCGCGCGGCCCGCTGCTCCGCGCTCTGCCCGGCCGCCTCCGCGGGCAGGTCCAGGTCGGCGCCCGCGGCCACGGGCGCGGCGTCGACGTCGTCGAGCGGCTCCAGACGGAGCAGCGGCGCACCGGTCTCGACCTGGCTGCCGACGGCGACCAGCGACTCCTTGAGCACCGCGCGGAACGGCGCGCGCAGCACCGTCTCCATCTTCATGCTCTCCAGTACGAGCACCGGGGCGCCCTCGTCGACCTCGTCCCCGGCGCCGAGCGGCGTCGCGACCACCAGCGCGGGGGCGGGGGAGCGGACCACGCCGCCCTCGTCGCGGCTGATCCGGTGCGTCACACCGTCGACCTCGACCAGGTGCACCGGCCCGTGCGCGCCGGTGACCAGCCGGAAGCGGTGGCCGTTGAGCCGGATCTGCCCGGTGTGCTGGTCGAACCGCTCCAGCACGGCGTCGACGGCCCGCACAGTGCCGTCGTCCGTATCCGTGCCGGAGCGGAAACCGACGCGGTAGCGGCCGGGGCCGGTCTCGGCCACCGTGAGCCGGTACCCGGCGCCGCGCAGCGTGAGGTCGACCGGGCGGCCGCCCTCGTGGTGCACCTGCGGGCGGCCGCCGCGCGCGGTACCCAGCAGCCGCTGCAACTCGGCCTGCTTCCCGTCCTCGTACGCCTCGATCGCCGCGACCGCCAGCGCGACGCCGGAGTGCCGCGGCGACGCCAGCCCGCCCCCGGCCCGTACCCGGTCGATCCAGCCGGTGTCGGCGCCGGCGTCGATCACCGCGGGCTCGTCGAGCAGGTCGAGGATGAAGCTCTTGTTGGTGGTGCCGCCCTCGATGAGCACCGTCGTCTCGCGCATCGCGTGCCGCAGCCGGGAGAGCGCCTCCGCGCGGTCCCGCCCGTACGCGATGACCTTGGCGATCATCGAGTCGAAGTCGGCGGGGATGGTGTCGCCCTGGCTGACGCCGGTGTCGACCCTGATGCCGGGACCCGCGGGCAGGTCGAGCAGCGCGATACGGCCCGGGGCGGGCGCGAAGTCGCGGTCGGGGTCCTCGGCGTTGAGCCGGGCCTCGACGGCGTGCCCCAGCTCGGCCGGCCGCTCGCCGGTGAGCCGGCCGCCCGCGGCCACGTGGAGCTGCGCCTTGACGAGGTCCATGCCGGTGGTGGCCTCGGTGACCGGATGCTCCAC
The Streptomyces sp. CNQ-509 DNA segment above includes these coding regions:
- a CDS encoding aromatic prenyltransferase; translation: MSGAVELERVYSAIEESAHLVGVACSREKVWPLLSTFGESIEDALLVLSLQTGGRHAGELDYSFTASPGLGDPYPHAVAHGFLEPTDHPVHSLLSDLQGRWTIREHFVDCGVTGGFKKLYAHFPQDLQPVAKLAEVPSVSHAVADNAGLFARYGLDEVAMVGVDYKRQTMNLYFQFTPDGRPEPSALRAMLREIGLYDADEGMLEFASRSMRANITFRWDSSRIVRVAFAPPPGRGLDPAAVPAPIEPHIARFATNAPYAYPGERLNLFGVKWFPDGEFIDVCAYYQLSAGYEPVRLMETHKR
- a CDS encoding methyltransferase, which encodes MTQGATLARIRDYMVGPTRFMTLLSCFELGIIDALRDKPGMTAADLGAAVGTKPDAVEQLLFLLIKEGFVARDEASGTYTLDALGEVPERDLKRALTYMNMIKVVALRQLFHLTESARTGTLVGLKEFYGVTEGTMYDAVAEHKDLRESWGTLMDNVTANIDPWFFGNVDIAAGAQVLDLAGNTGLGAIHAYESKASPGLRVTTFDLPEKEEEALENFRAHGVAEHCSFIGGNVFEEIPQGFDVVLIKHFLDMFDKDDVIRILTGVNRSLPVGGEVNVLVPVYPENLTDTDNYNVDFFPAFFIGCTMGQGGPQKLSVYRSWLEECGFEVTKAITKDPAELPKDVIPVPALLSATKVR
- the idi gene encoding isopentenyl-diphosphate Delta-isomerase; the protein is MLTRESQLVELVDAGGTALGSLRVAEAHTAPGRLHRAYSVMLLDEQGRILLQQRAAVKTRFALRWANACCGHPAPGQALFDAAGERLIEEIGLPGVPLQEAGVYLYRAEDPHTGRVEHEYDHVVVGLVPVGVPLKPDPAEVADVQWVAPEELRADLAARPDDYSPWLGGVLAVATNAADRLPQAAGLATA
- a CDS encoding type III polyketide synthase, whose amino-acid sequence is MPRLCKPSVRVPEYVITMEETLEFAQRVHGGKPQLPLALRLIRNTGVRKRHIVQPIEKTLAHPGFEERNRVYEAESKKRCPEVIEEALANAEVAARDIDAIVYVSCTGFLMPSLTAWLINTMGFRSDTRQIPIAQLGCAAGGAAINRAHDFCLAHPGGNVLIVSCELCSLCYQPGDDDIGSLLSDGLFGDAVAAAVVRGEGGTGVGLERNGSYLIPHTEDWISYAVRDTGFHFQLDRRVPGTMEPLAPVLRDFATDHDWDIGKLDFYIIHAGGPRILDDLARFLDVDREMFRHSWATLTERGNIASAVVLDALRRLIEEETPQADATGVIAGFGPGITAEMALGRWSRDTPDDAD
- a CDS encoding helix-turn-helix domain-containing protein, with protein sequence MKYQLASTGLTANDIASIWRIPKGTVYRYAHMHRWRRYKQIGRVYYHPDDVTATLEEMQPE
- a CDS encoding carboxyl transferase domain-containing protein, whose protein sequence is MFSRVAIINRGEAAMRLIKAVGELNATGAPRIETVAFYTDADATAAFVRAADLGYDLGRAADRPYLDLAVLERALVESGADAAWVGWGFVAEDPAFAELCGKLGVTFIGPGPEAMRKLGDKISAKLLAEEVGVPVAPWSRGPVADLDTALRQAERIGYPLMLKATAGGGGRGVRAVHAPDELADAFQRTSEEAERSFGNGALFLERLLVHARHVEVQVIADGQGGVWALGVRDCSVQRRNQKIVEESASPVLAAEQVARLKESAERLALAVGYRGAATVEFLYQPKDGMFAFLEVNTRLQVEHPVTEATTGMDLVKAQLHVAAGGRLTGERPAELGHAVEARLNAEDPDRDFAPAPGRIALLDLPAGPGIRVDTGVSQGDTIPADFDSMIAKVIAYGRDRAEALSRLRHAMRETTVLIEGGTTNKSFILDLLDEPAVIDAGADTGWIDRVRAGGGLASPRHSGVALAVAAIEAYEDGKQAELQRLLGTARGGRPQVHHEGGRPVDLTLRGAGYRLTVAETGPGRYRVGFRSGTDTDDGTVRAVDAVLERFDQHTGQIRLNGHRFRLVTGAHGPVHLVEVDGVTHRISRDEGGVVRSPAPALVVATPLGAGDEVDEGAPVLVLESMKMETVLRAPFRAVLKESLVAVGSQVETGAPLLRLEPLDDVDAAPVAAGADLDLPAEAAGQSAEQRAARGLADLRSRLLGFDVDPAGADDALAGYLAVRAVLPERPLAAEAGLLEVFADLSELSRNKPEHEETAAETWVRSPREFFHTYLQSLDAERAGLSETFQGRLTRVLGHYGVESLDRTPALEEAVFRIFLARQAATADVAVITALLQQWLTEAPPPDGLRQVVSQALERLIRATQLRFPLVGGLARSLVFRWYAQPLLRHTRATVYNRIRDHLHHLDAHPDAPDRDRRIADMVASPESLIQLLGERIARPDTEADPLLEVLVRRAYRDHRLTGVRCETVAGRPFVTGRYELDGVSHRLLVTVADFGDLAGAAATVAEVAAAEPDSTAVVAEFYLTWTGRPPETDDMAAGLRAALSGSLPASLHRITTTVAGHNGAAPQHFTFLPSPEGPEEDKLMRGMHPLIGQRLLLRRLRNFDLTRLPSVNEDVYLLRCVAPSNPADERLVAMAQVRDLTPLRDEEGRILALPEVEAALGACLDAIRREQVRRPGSRRQDTNRIFINVRPPSDLTLAELNDVARRVLPTTRGLGVEEVLLLGCRRDRRGGLVPAAVRVSYDVAAGVRLSVTAPPTDLLQPLDDYGQKVLRVRRRGTVYPYELFDMIAGAGGTFTEHDLDDSGALAPVQRPKGLNKAGLVAGVATTPTERYPEGVTRVVLLGDPVKALGALSEAECARVVAALDLAERLRVPVEWYALSAGARIAMDSGTENMDWIARALRRIVHFTQDGGEINVVVAGVNVGAQPYWNAEATMLMHTRGVLVMTPDSAMVLTGKRSLDFSGGVSAEDNFGIGGYDRVMGPNGQAQYWAPDLKAARDVLLSYYDHSYVLPGEAGPRKARTSDPVDRDVCDFPHAAEGSDFTTVGEIFSAATNPDRKKPFDIRTVMRAVTDQDHAVLERWADMAEAETAVVQDVHLGGRPVCLVGIESRSVPRRGFPPTDGPDAYTAGTLFPRSSKKVARAVNAASGNRPLVVLANLSGFDGSPESMRELQLEYGAEIGRAIVNFRGPIVFCVISRYHGGAFVVFSKALNPGMTVLAVDGSYASVLGGAPAAAVVFAAEVDARTAADARVTGLESRLSAASGRERAQLAGRLESVWAAVRAEKLGEVAAEFDGVHSIRRAREVGSVDAIIRPEELRPQLIAAVERGLAEGTPG